One segment of Rhodopirellula baltica SH 1 DNA contains the following:
- a CDS encoding DUF1559 domain-containing protein — protein sequence MSDSPDPLVPGNHYTETMPVEAKVVGQGGFNSGCVMAPLLALAFVGVLVCGGIAVGIMLPAVQAAREAARRMSCSNNMKQIGLALHNYHSAYDQLPPAYTVDENGNKLHSWRVLILPFMEQESLYQQIDLSKPWDAPENTLVASTAVSAYACPSKVGDPLMTSYVAVVDPSGMFEGAIPTGFGQVTDGLANTILFVETEHQNEVHWMSPEDIDLQTLLELAEGDSHQGGGHVVLGDGAVKFITNSIDVGLLEALATKDGSEVIQ from the coding sequence ATGTCTGATTCGCCTGATCCACTCGTTCCTGGAAATCATTACACCGAAACGATGCCAGTCGAGGCGAAAGTGGTGGGACAGGGCGGTTTCAATTCTGGGTGCGTGATGGCTCCTCTTTTGGCGCTCGCGTTTGTGGGAGTGCTTGTCTGCGGGGGCATTGCGGTGGGGATCATGCTTCCGGCGGTGCAGGCCGCACGTGAAGCGGCTCGGCGAATGAGTTGCAGCAATAACATGAAGCAGATAGGGCTGGCGCTGCACAATTACCATTCCGCTTACGATCAATTGCCGCCCGCATACACGGTCGATGAGAATGGCAACAAACTGCATAGTTGGCGAGTTTTGATTCTGCCTTTCATGGAGCAGGAATCCCTGTATCAGCAGATTGATCTTTCGAAACCTTGGGATGCACCCGAGAACACTTTGGTGGCATCGACCGCGGTGTCCGCTTATGCCTGTCCTTCCAAGGTGGGCGATCCATTGATGACCAGCTATGTCGCAGTGGTGGATCCGTCGGGTATGTTTGAAGGTGCGATTCCAACGGGATTTGGCCAAGTGACTGATGGCTTGGCAAACACTATCTTGTTCGTCGAAACCGAGCACCAGAACGAGGTTCACTGGATGAGCCCCGAAGACATTGATCTGCAAACGTTGCTGGAACTTGCGGAAGGCGACTCTCACCAGGGCGGAGGGCACGTGGTTTTGGGTGATGGTGCCGTCAAGTTCATTACGAATTCCATCGATGTTGGTCTTTTGGAAGCGTTGGCAACCAAGGATGGTAGCGAAGTCATCCAATAG
- a CDS encoding ABC transporter permease: protein MSTASISDPNASVRENTASWLLRLDEWAARTGDKLNPILIKETRQALKSRQFVVTFSVLLVAAFAWTVIGSLMLMPQIYTSPSAPRLLIGYYFVLAVPMLLIVPLAAYRSLEAEIDDGTLELLSITSLSAWQIVMGKLASASLQMMLYLITLFPCVAYAYTLRGIDLPTVGLIMAILIGSGLLLTVVALSFAPLARGRTGRISTLLVVLMILMLCEYLVGAAAVALILYGNPLNAGWTSFICVGSLLTAICISHLLLTTTAAQLTPESENRSSGIRWSILVLTATLIGLATFTMEWNPGDSQEGMILWIPVAMILAGVWTGAGAMMAAESSSLTPRIQRELPGNFLSRLTLTFLTPGPATGLVFASLGSILVAALLLAAAYRAESIVGTPMPGGAVTTLYHLVIAYTSYLVIFLFCVRWIVALVRINNNPRVEIGLAAFIVVAVLAALIPYAIGLHLNDYRQYDYSAWQITNWAWTIGMIVDRSVSDLLIGALGVCGLIALLLSIATVGRRSLAIKTATPEAVLAAREKK, encoded by the coding sequence ATGAGCACCGCATCGATATCGGATCCAAACGCTTCCGTTCGTGAGAACACCGCGTCGTGGTTGCTACGCTTGGATGAATGGGCCGCTCGAACAGGCGACAAACTCAATCCGATCTTGATCAAAGAAACGCGTCAAGCGCTCAAGAGCCGACAATTCGTGGTCACGTTCTCGGTGCTGTTGGTCGCCGCGTTTGCATGGACAGTGATCGGCAGTCTGATGCTGATGCCCCAAATCTACACGTCGCCGTCGGCACCTCGATTGTTGATCGGTTACTACTTTGTGCTCGCCGTGCCGATGCTGCTGATCGTCCCGCTGGCCGCCTACCGTTCTCTCGAAGCCGAAATTGACGACGGGACGCTGGAACTGCTTTCGATCACTTCGCTGAGTGCCTGGCAAATCGTGATGGGCAAATTGGCCAGTGCCTCGCTGCAAATGATGCTGTATTTGATCACGCTGTTTCCTTGCGTGGCTTACGCCTACACACTGCGCGGCATCGACCTGCCGACGGTGGGATTGATCATGGCAATATTGATTGGCAGCGGTTTGCTACTGACCGTGGTTGCCTTGTCATTTGCGCCGCTGGCTCGAGGTCGTACCGGACGAATCTCGACACTACTGGTGGTTCTGATGATCCTGATGCTATGCGAGTATTTGGTGGGCGCCGCAGCCGTCGCGTTGATCCTATATGGCAATCCGCTCAATGCCGGTTGGACGTCGTTCATCTGTGTTGGCAGCCTGCTCACCGCAATTTGCATCAGCCATTTGCTGCTAACAACCACCGCCGCCCAACTGACTCCAGAAAGCGAAAATCGATCCAGTGGGATTCGCTGGTCGATCTTGGTGCTCACCGCGACTTTGATCGGACTGGCAACCTTCACAATGGAGTGGAACCCGGGTGATTCACAAGAAGGAATGATCCTGTGGATTCCGGTTGCGATGATTCTGGCAGGCGTCTGGACCGGAGCCGGGGCCATGATGGCGGCAGAATCCAGCAGCCTGACGCCACGAATTCAACGTGAGCTACCCGGCAACTTCCTCAGTCGACTGACGCTCACGTTTCTTACGCCCGGGCCCGCAACGGGTTTGGTGTTCGCCAGCCTAGGCTCGATCCTCGTTGCAGCCTTGTTGCTGGCCGCTGCCTACCGAGCGGAATCAATTGTGGGAACGCCGATGCCTGGCGGTGCGGTGACGACCCTTTATCACTTAGTTATCGCCTACACGTCGTACCTGGTGATCTTTTTGTTCTGCGTTCGTTGGATCGTCGCGTTGGTCCGAATCAATAACAACCCGCGAGTCGAAATTGGTTTGGCCGCCTTCATCGTGGTCGCTGTGCTGGCCGCACTGATTCCCTACGCGATTGGGCTGCACCTGAACGACTATCGCCAATACGACTACTCGGCGTGGCAAATCACCAACTGGGCTTGGACCATTGGCATGATTGTCGATCGAAGCGTTTCTGACCTTTTGATCGGCGCACTGGGCGTTTGCGGACTGATCGCTTTGTTGCTTTCAATTGCAACGGTTGGTCGACGTTCCCTAGCTATCAAAACAGCCACTCCAGAAGCGGTCCTGGCTGCTCGGGAGAAGAAGTAG